In Aquipuribacter hungaricus, the sequence TCACGAGCGGGCCCCGTGCACATGGACGCCGACCCGGGGGGCGGGCTGCAGCCCCTCCAGCCGCGCAGCCACGCGCTGGGCGGTGGAGGCCGTGAGGGAACGCACGTCGTGGGCGTCGCGCGGGTCGACGGTGACGTGCACCGCGACCCGGCGGCGGTCGGCGCGGCCGCGGGAGGAGAGGACCTCGTCCTCGCCGAGCGCGGTGTCGGCCGCCAGCCGGGCGACCGAGCCCGGGTCCAGGTCGAGCGGGACGCCGCGGCCGGCGGGGTCGACGAGCCGGACGGTCCGCGCGGGGCGGGGCCGCAGGGCGACGAGGAG encodes:
- a CDS encoding DUF6286 domain-containing protein; its protein translation is LGLRLAPAPASEVLPPAAAPAGVPAAAVLATLLCLALVALGLLALREVTAGREVGGQVVVPGEPWAAPLLASATEVVPGTTAVAAGAAGLVVGLLLLLVALRPRPARTVRLVDPAGRGVPLDLDPGSVARLAADTALGEDEVLSSRGRADRRRVAVHVTVDPRDAHDVRSLTASTAQRVAARLEGLQPAPRVGVHVHGARS